The Polynucleobacter sp. VK25 genome segment AAAGGAGTATTCATTCTGGTTTGCAAGGTCTGCAGGTTTTCTTGAAGAAGTGGCATTTCTTCTGAAAGGGCATTGGCCACCCATCCAACAATATTGAGGTTGCGCGCTTTGATGGCTTCATAAGTTAAGAGGGCGTGATTTATGCAGCCCAACTTCATGCCGACCACAAGAATGACGGGTAAATGAATTTCTTTTGCGAAATCACTTAAATTCTCATCTTCATTTAAGGGGATGAGTAAGCCACCGGCACCCTCAACAACGATGCAGTCAGCATGCTTTTGGGTATTTCGAAACGCTTCAGTGATCACGGCCATTTCAAGCTTTAAGCCTTGGTGCTTCGCTACGAGGTGAGGGGCTGCCGGCTGATCGAGCACATAAGGACACAGACTCAATTCATCAGAGCTTAGATTTGATGCAATGCGCAGCGTTTCGATATCTTCATTCTGGGTAAAGCCCTGCGCATCTTTATAAGTTCCGGCGACCACGGGCTTAAAGCCGATAGCATTCACCCCTTGTTCGCGTAATTTCAGAATCAGTGCCCCGCTTACTAAAGTTTTACCAACTTCGGTATCGGTACCCGTGACAAAGAAACCATTGGGCTTACTCATGAGCTGCCTTATCGATGATCTGTTTTTCAATGGCATTCAGAGTGGCAATGAGTTGACGTACATCAGCTTCACTGTGATTGGCTGAGAACGTAATGCGCAATCGCGCACTTCCCTGCGGAACGGTGGGTGGGCGAATAGCAGGAATCCAATAACCCGCTTCATCTAGTAACTTGGCAGCAAGTAAGGCGTTGGCATTGCTGCCTAAGATCACGGGCTGAATAGCAGTGCATGAGGGAACCTTTTCCCATTGAGAAAAATGCATTTCATCTTGCCAGATACCAATCAGATTATTGAGTTGAGCGCGACGCTTGCTTCCTTCATCACCATCAATGATTTCTAAACTCTTGGAAAGGGTGTGCGCTATTGCTGGTGGCGTTGCTGTGCTGTAAATAAAAGGACGACCCTTTTGGATAAGCCATTCAATAAAGGTTCTCTGCGCGCAGACAAAGGCACCACTGACGCCAGCAGCTTTTCCAAGAGTGCCAACGTAAATAATGCGATCAGAGCAGATATTTTCTTGCTCCAAAATGCCATGACCATGTTTTCCTAAAACACCGAATCCATGGGCGTCATCTACTAATAACAGTGCATCGTATTGTTCTGCAAGGTCCAATAATTTCTTGGTAGGGGCGACATCACCATCCATACTAAAGACACCATCAATCACGATTATCTTCAGAGAATTTGTATCGGCTCTCAGCAATTCAGCTAAGGTATCTACCTGTTTGTGGTCAAACAAGATAACGCTTGCTTTAGACTGCGCAGCGGCCAAACGTACCCCATCGATGAGGGAGGCGTGATTTAACTTTGCAGAATAAATACTAGTAGATCCTTGCGGCGCCAGTCTTGCTAGTGCCGTGATAGCCGTCAGATTAGCAAGATAGCCGGTACTAAAAAAGAGTGCTCTTGCATCCGGTATGTGTAGCTTTTGAAAGGAGGCCAACTGTTTCTCAAGTAACTCATGAGCAATGCTATGGCCGCTGATGAGATGCGAAGCTCCGCTGCCTACCCCATACCTCTCACCACCTTCAGCAAGCGCTTTAATCAGCTCAGGATGGTTCGCAAGACCCAAGTAATCGTTGCTGCAAAACGCTTTTAGCTCTCGTTCATCAACCAAAGCTTTGATGTCGCATGGGGTCGTAGTTGCCCTGAGTTTTCGTTTTAGTAGTTGCGTCTCAAGATCTGCAATTTGCTCTTGCGCTAAATGCAGGGCATTAAATACGTTTGCGGTATTCGTCATGCCAATGTTTTCTCAAGGGCACTCTGAACAGCATTGCCTAACTGCGTTGTTTCTTCTGGCGACAAAATATACGGAGGCATGACATAAATCGTATTACTGATAGGTCTGATTAATACACCTTTGTCTAGGCTGTTCGCAAACATAGTACGTGCAAATGTTTTCGGGTCTTTAAGGTAAGCATTTTTAACATCGAATGCCAAAATCATTCCTTGTTGGCGCCAATGCTCAATGCGAGAATCTGTTTTTGCCCAAGCGAATGCTTTGGCTAAATCTTTAGAGCGTTCAATATTCTTTTCTAATACTTTGTCAGTTTCAAAAATTTCTAGACAGGCCAATGCTGCGGCACATGCCAGTGGATTGCCAGTGTATGAATGGGAATGCAAAAATCCTTGTGATGTTTGATCGCCATAAAACGCTTGGTAAATCTTGTCAGTGGTAAGGCAGAGTGATAGCGGTAAATAGCCGCCACTAATGCCTTTTGAGAGGGTTAAAAAGTCTGGCCAGATACCGGCATGTTCGCAGGCAAAGAACTTGCCGCTGCGCCCACAGCCTACCGCAATCTCATCTGCAATGAGGTGCACTTCGTATTGATTGCATAAGCCCTTCACTAATCGAAGGTATTCAGGAGAATGCATAGCCATTTGTCCTGCACATTGCACTAACGGTTCAATAATGATGGCGGCAATGTTGTGATGCTCTCTGATAAACAATTCTTCAAGTTGCTTGGCTGCATCCTTTGCTACATCTTCTGCACTCTCATCTGCTTTTGCTTTACGTGCATCTGGCGAAGTAATTGTGAATACATCTTGTAAGAGTGATCCGTATGCTTCTCGGAAAATAGCTACATCAGTTACCGCTAATGCACCCAGTGTTTCTCCGTGATATCCATTTTCTAGGCAAACAAACTTTTTCTTTTGCGACTTGCCATTGAGTTGCCAGTAGTGATGACTCATCTTTAGTGCAATCTCTACTGCAGAGGCTCCATCGGATGCATAAAAGACGTGACCCAAATTGTGATCGGTTAATGCGGAAAGTTTTTCGGACAGCTCCACTACTGGTGGATGAGTAAATCCTGCGAGCATGACGTGCTCAATTTTTTCTAGTTGCGCTGTAATCGCTTGATTGATGCGTGGATTAGAGTGGCCAAACAAATTGGTCCACCACGAACTAATGGAGTCGAGCAAGGCTCTTCCGTTTTCGTCATAAAGCCAGGCGCCCTTACCTTTTGCAATTGCAACCAATGGAAAGGACTCATGCTGTTTCATCTGAGTGCATGGGTGCCAAACTGCTGCCAGGCTGCGATCAACGAGGGGGACTTGATTTAAATCAGAAATAACCTTCATGTTTGATATTTGACCACTAGTTTTTCCAAATTCAGGCCTGTATCTGTTATGTTTATGCCTTGAATCTACCTAATTTCTGGAATTTAGCTATGCAGGACACTCAAACCGTTGAAAAACCCTTAACCCAGTTCAAATCGAAGGCTGATTTGCATGAGGGTGCAAATTCGGGGATCGAAGCATCAGGTGAGTGGTCGGTGGCTCAAATTGAGGCCTTGTTTGCTCTACCTTTCAATGAATTGATGTTGAAAGCTCAAGATGCCCACAAGACCTATTTCCCAGAGGGTGATGTGGAGCTGGCCACTTTGCTGTCAATCAAGACAGGCGGCTGCCCTGAAGACTGTAGCTATTGCCCTCAAGCAGCTCGTTATGACACCGACGTCAAGGCCGAGAAGTTGATGGGCTTAGAAGAGGTTCTGGAGGCTGCTAAAGCGGCTAAAGCGGCTGGTTCTAACCGTTTTTGTATGGGTGCCGCCTGGCGCGAACCTAAAGATCGCGATATTGAAAAAGTAACTGCCATGATCAAGGGCGTAAAAGCGCTTGGTTTAGAGACTTGCGCCACCCTAGGCATGCTGGAGGCTGATCAAGCTCAGGCACTTCAAGAGGCTGGCTTGGACTTCTATAACCATAACTTGGACACCAGTGAAGATTTTTACCGCTCCGTGATCTCAACCCGAGGCTATCAAGATCGTCTAGATACGATTTCGAATGTCCGCGCTGCCGGCATGTCAGTTTGTTGTGGCGGCATCGTAGGCATGGGTGAGTCTAGAGAGCAGCGAGCAGCATTTTTAGCTCGTCTTGCCAATTTGAGTCCATATCCAGAATCGGTGCCTATTAATCATTTGGTACCAGTTGCAGGCACGCCTTTGGCTGAGCAAAAACCGTTGGATCCACTTGAGTTTGTCAGAACTATTGCGGTTGCTAGGATCACTATGCCTAAGGCGCGCGTGCGCCTATCTGCTGGTCGCCAGGAGCTCGGCAGGGCTGTTCAGGCTATGTGCTTCATGGCTGGCGCTAATTCTATTTTCTATGGTGAGCAACTGCTCACTACCGGTAATCCCGAGGCAGAACAAGACCGCGCACTTTTGGCCGAGTTGGGCTTGAAAACCAAACAAAGCTGCAAAGCAGAGGTTTTGGTCTAAATCCCCCAAAAATGTCTCCGATAGATCGTTTTATTCTGGAATTTGATACCGCCCTTCGGTCGGTGGTTGGGGGAGCTAGTGCTCATAGACCAACACCGGGATCTGATTTTGGGGGTAAGTCTGGATTAGATACTGCCGAGCGCAAACATGCGGCTGGACTCATGCGCGTAAATCACGTCGGTGAAGTTTGTGCACAAGCGCTGTATCAATCACAAAAATTAGTCGCACGAAATCCAGAAATTCAGGAGATGTTAGATCACTCTGGTCGAGAAGAAATGGATCATCTTGCATGGTGTGAAACTCGTCTTCAAGAACTTGGATCACACACTAGTTATCTCAATCCGATTTGGTATGCTGGATCCTTTGCAATCGGCTTGGTAGCAGGGTTAGCGGGTGATAAGTGGAGTTTAGGTTTTGTTGCTGAAACAGAAAAACAAGTGGAGAATCACTTAGAAAGTCATCTCGAAAAATTACCAAAAGATGACCAACGTTCACGTGCAATTGTTGAGCAAATGCGCAGCGATGAAATTGATCATGGGCAAGCTGCAAAAAATGCAGGCGGCGCAAATTTGCCAGAGCCAATTCAGAAAATAATGCAGGCAATGTCCAAGGTAATGACCACAACTGCTTACAAAATTTAAAACTGAAATTCGATTGAAGTCGCAAAATCCATTTCTGATTAATTTTGATATATTTTTTTAAGCATTACTGTTTTTAAACACAGTATATTTAGGCATTATCTAGCCCAATAGCTAAGATCTATTCTTAAGTATATTTTCCAAGCCATTGTTTCAAGTAGCTATTTTATTATCACCATTTTCTCAACACATGACGCTAAGTGTTTGTAAACACTAGGGAAATTCCCAAAAAAACTCCTAAAAACACTTGACCCTCTTAGTGCGATCCTCTAAAGTGGGAGGAAGTGTGAAAAAGTGGGGTAAATGGTGTTTCAAGGTGCGTCAGCTCTCAATTTAGATGCAAAAGGCCGCATGTCTGTGCCGGCTAAGCATCGTGACGCCTTGTTGGTACAGGGCGAGGGTCGAATCACGCTCACAAAACACCCCGATGGCTGCTTACTTCTCTTTCCAAGACCTGAGTGGGAAACCTTCAGGGCAAGAGTTGCACAACTCCCGATGGATGCACATTGGTGGCGTCGAATTTTCTTAGGTAATGCTGCAGAGATGGATTTGGATAGCGCAGGTCGTGTCTTAGTGAGTCCAGAATTACGTGCAGCAGCGGGAATTGAAAAAGAAGTGATTTTGCTCGGCATGGGTAGTCACTTGGAGTTGTGGGATGCAGCAACATACGCTGCAAAAGAACAGGCTGCCATTGCACTAGGCATGCCTGAAGCACTCAAGCAATTTAATTTTTGATGACAGGGTGCCATGAACATAACTCATCGCCCAGTGTTGCTGGCCGAGGCGGTGACGGCGCTAGTTGGCGGTCCGCTAATTCAAAATCAAAATACGTCAAAACAAATTTTGGTAATCGATGGAACCTTTGGGCGCGGCGGTCATACACAAGCACTGCTCAAAGAATTGAATCCATCAGCACGCATGATTTCTTTCGACAAGGATTTAGATGCGATCGCAGTAGCGCAACAAATCAACAATCCTCGCTTGAGGATTGTGCACGACAGTTTTGCGCAGATGGATCAGTACGCAGAACCAGCATCAGTCGATGGCATTTTATTAGACTTGGGCATCAGTTCACCGCAGGTGGACGAAGCACATCGTGGCTTTTCGTTTCGCCGCGAAGGTCCGCTCGATATGCGTATGAATACCGATCATGGTTTAACTGCAGCAGAGTGGTTGGAGCAAGCACCACCCGAGGAAATCACACACGTGATTAAGACTTACGGAGAAGAGCGCTTTGCATTTCAGATTGCGAAGGCCATTGTGGCTAAGCGTGAAGAAGGCTTGTCCCCAAAAACTACGACAGAGTTAGCTAGTCTAGTAGCAAGTGTTGTGCGTACACGTGAAGCAGGTCAAGATCCTGCAACACGAACATTTCAAGCCTTACGTATTTTTATTAACCGCGAGCTGGAAGATTTAGAGCTCGGCTTAAAAGCGGCTTTGAAATTATTAAAGCCTGGCGCAAGACTGGCGGTGATCAGTTTTCACTCGCTTGAAGATCGTATCGTGAAACAGTTCATGCAAGCCCATGCAAAAGTAGAAGTGCCGCGTGGTTTGCCTGTGCGCGACAGAGATTTACCACAAAGCGCCCTTGAGATTATTGGTCGTATTAAACCAAGCGATGCTGAAGTCTCCGAAAATCCTCGTGCACGTTCAGCCATTATGCGTGTCGCCGAAAAGCGTATGGGAACATCCGCATGAATCGCGCCACTCTGACTTTGCTCGCATTGCTATTAATTTGCGCCCTTTCATTAGTGGCAGCCCAGCAACGTGCGCGTAAGTTATTTATTTTGCAAGAGCGTGCACAGATTGAAGAGCGCAAGTTAAATCAAGAATGGTTGCGTCTTGAATATGAGCAGCGCAATCTTTCAAAGTCTGCACGTATTCGTGACGTAGCGCGCAATCAATTGCGTATGTCCCCGATTTCTCCTGAGCGTACCTTGTACTTGAAGGAGGCTAAATGAGACCGGTTGGTTTTTCTACTACGCCAAACCTAGTATTGCGTCTGCCAATGTGGCGTTCGCGCTTGATGCTATTCCTTTTGTTCTTTGTTTTCATGATGCTATTGCTAAGAGCATTTTGGATTCAGGGTCCAGGTAATGCATTTTATGAAGCTAAGGGTGTGCGTGGTACGCAGCGTGAATTAGAGCTGCCCGCTAGCCGTGGAAAAATTTTGGATCGCAATGGTCAAGTCATTGCAACAAGCCTCGAAGCAAAGTCAGTCATTGCTTATAACGACACGGTACCTGACGATTTGGCTGCTGACAAAGTGCAGAAGTTGGCGGTTTTATTACAGATGAGTGAATCTGATTTACGCAAGAAGCTAAAAGAGGAGCGCAAGCAAATCTTCTTAAAGCGTCAAGTAGATCCAGCTGTTGCACAACAGATTAAGCAATTAGAAATTCCGGGCATTGGCTTAAATAATGAATATCGTCGCTTCTATCCAGAAGGCGAGGCGATGGCCCATGTAGTTGGTTTTACCAATGTGAACGATAAGGGTCAGGAAGGCATGGAGCTTTCTCGCGAGAATGAACTTGCGGGTCATCCTGGCCAAAGACGCGTAGTAGTGGACCGCTTAGGTCGTGTGGTTGAAGACGTTGCCATCTTGCAGTTGCCGCAAAACGGAAAAGATCTTAATTTGTCGATTGATAGCAAGATTCAATTCCTGGCTTATAACGCTGTGAAAGATGCAGTTGAGAAGCATCATGCTAAGGCAGGTGGCGCTGTTGTCCTGGATACGCAAACCGGCGAGATTTTAGCCTTAGCAAATTATCCAAGCTACAACCCAAATGATCGTAGGTATTTAACTGGCGAACAATTACGTAATCGTGTGTTGACTGATACCTTTGAGCCTGGCTCAACGATGAAGCCTCTAACCATTGCTATTGCTTTGGAAAAAGGTGCGGTTCAGCCCGATACCAATATGGTAATTGGTGCGAAATATTTGGTTGGTCCTAAGCCAATTACAGATACACATCCGTATGGAAATTTAACGGTTGCACAAATTATTCAAAAGTCTAGCAATATTGGAACTGCAAAAATTGCGATGAATAATCTCTCTGCTGAAGAGATGTGGGATTTCTACACAGCAGTTGGTTTGGGTCAAGCGCCAAAAATTGGATTCCCTGGAGCTGTCGCTGGTACAGTGCATCCCTTCAAAAAATGGATGCCTACGGATCAGGCGCGTATTGCTTTTGGTTACGGCATTTCTGCATCGCTGTTTCAGGTAGCGCGGGCTTATACCGTTTTTGCGCGTGATGGCGAATTAGTGCCGTTGACAATTGAACGTAGCCCAAATTTCAAACCGGGCACAAAAGTGCTTTCTCCAAAAACCGCGATTGAAATGCGCAACATGATGGAGTCGGTAACTGAGCCTGGAGGCACTGCAATTAAGGCGCAGGCCGAAGGTTTCCGTGTTGGCGGAAAAACTGGAACAGCACATAAGTTAGTTGGTAAAGGGTATGGCAATAAATACCGCGCTTACTTTGCAGGCTTAGCACCCATTAGCGCACCCCGGATTGTTGTTGCAGTAATGATTGATGAGCCTACTGGCGGTAGCCATTACGGTGGTGACGTAGCAGCACCCGTGTTCTCAACCATTGTGAGTGAAACATTGCATACTTTAAATGTTTTGCCAGATAGCAAAGTCAAGCAAATGGTATTGCAGGATCGGAATCCGCAGGAGATTCAAGCTGCAAACGCACAAGCTCAACATGTGGTTCTAAAGCGATGAGGGTGGCGTTGAAAATAGACACCAATCATTTGATTGACCACTTACACACCCTAGCGAATTCTTCCGCCAAAGTGTGTGCGGACAGTCGCCAGATTCAATCTGGCGATATCTTTTTTGCATATCCCGTAGGACATGGCAATGCATTATGCGATGGCCGCCAGTTTATTAAAGCAGCTCTAGAGAATGGTGCAGCAGCTGTGGTGTTTGATCCAGTCGGTATGGACAATCAATTTGTTGATCATCCACAGTGCATTGCAGTAGAAAATCTTGCTACGCAAGCTGGCCAGCTATGCTCACAGTGGTATGACCACCCCAGCAAGGAATTAAACGTCATTGGCGTTACCGGTACAAATGGAAAAACAAGTATTACTCAGTGGCTTGCTCAAGCATTGGATGCTAGCAATCATCGCACGGCAGTTTTGGGTACCTTAGGTACTGGCTTCCCCGGAGCATTGGTTCAGACCGGGTATACAACTCCAGACGCTCCGAAGCTGCAAACACAGCTAGCAGAATTACGTAACGCTGGCGCAAAACAAGTTGCGATCGAAGTATCTTCACATGCATTGCAGCAAGATCGAATTGCAGGAACAGAAATTTCTTGCGCTGTTTTTACTAATTTGACGCAAGACCATTTGGATTACCACGGCAGTATGGCGGAATATGCTGAGGCAAAGGCTAAGTTATTTCAGCAAACCGGCCTTAAGAATGCAGTTATCAATTTAGATGATGCATTTGGTCGTGAGTTGGCTATGAATTTATTAGCGAAGGATGGCTTCAAAGTTTGGGCATATGCGTTGTCACAAAATGCATTTGTGGGCTTTGAAAAATTTGGCGATCGCCTACAACGTATATACGCTTTAGACACTGTGCTGACTGGTGCAGGCTACAACTCCACTTTTGTTTGTGGGGATATCGGCGGTGTTCAACTGCACATTCCATTATTGGGCGAATTTAATTTAAGTAATGCACTTGCCGTATGGACAGTATTACTTACACAGGGTATTGATTGTGATGCTGCTAGTAAAAAGATCAGTCAATTAAATCCAGTGCTTGGCCGCATGGAATTAATTCGCCTCAGTAAATCTCAAAAAACAGACGGTTTGCTAGCGGTTGTAGATTACGCACATACTCCGGATGCTTTAGAGAAAACCTTGCAGGCTTTGCGCCCCATTGCACAAGAGCGTGGCGGACAAATCTGGTGCGTATTTGGTTGTGGTGGTGATCGGGATGCTGGTAAACGGCCTCTTATGGGCGCCGTTGTCGAACGCAATGCCGACCATATTCTGATCACAAGTGATAATCCCCGCTCAGAAGACCCGCAAGTCATCATGCAGATGATTCGTAGCGGTATTTCGAGCGATGCAAAAAATGTGCAAATGATTGTAGACCGTGCGGCTGCGATTATGGCCGCTATTCGCCATGCGGATGCTCGCGACATTGTCTTAGTTGCTGGTAAGGGTCACGAAACCACTCAAGAAATCAATGGCAAGAAATTTGATTTCTCTGATCAGGAGCATATTCGCTTGGCCGCAGGAGGTGGAATCTAATGTCCATCATGACAACACTTGCTAAAGCACAGGCCATGTTGCCTGGAAGTACGTTGCTTAACGCGTCTGGAAATACTGCTCAAGAGCTATCTATTTCTCGCGTGGGCACAGATAGTCGTCAGATCGAACGCAATGAATTATTTGTGGCTCTGGTTGGTGAACGATTTGATGCGCACGATTTCTTGTCTGATGTTGCGAAAGCAGGTGCAAGTGCTGCTCTGATTAGTAATCAAGATAAATGCCCAGCGGATTTGCCAGCAATTTGCGTTTCAAATACCCGTGTTGGTCTAGGAAACTTGGCAAAAGCATGGCGCGCTAACCACCCTATTCCTTTGGCATTGGTTACTGGTAGCAATGGTAAGACCACTGTTAAGGAAATGATTGCTTCGATTTTCAAGGCCGCAGTCGGTGAGCAAAATACTTTGGTAACCAAAGGCAATTTAAATAATGATATTGGCTTGCCGTTAACACTATTGAAATTACGTTCAAGCGATCGCCTTGCGGTAGTTGAGCTCGGTATGAATCACCCTGGTGAAACAGCGCAGTTGGCTGCAATTGCTCAAGCGAACATTGCATTAATAAACAATGCTCAACGCGAACATCAAGAATTCATGGCTACCGTAGCAGCAGTGGCAGAAGAGCACTCAGATGCTATTCGTGCTTTACAAAGCGATGGAGTTGCTGTTTTCCCTGCAGATTCAGAGTTTGCAGGCGTGTGGCATCAGGCCGCTGCTGGTCGTAAGGTAATTGATTTTGTTCTGGCATCCGCTCAGACCAAGGCATCCGCTGCCGTGACTGGAAGTTTATTAAGTAATGGGCATGTGCAAATCCAAACAGAGCAAGGAACTATTGAAGTTCAGCTAAACACTTTGGGTAGTCACAATGTTCGTAATGCATTAGCAGCAAGCGCTGTTGGTATTGCGGCCGGCGTAAGTCTTGAAAAAATTAAACAGGGTCTTGAATCATTCTCACCGGTAAATGGTCGCATGCAAGCTAAGGCGATCGACTCTAATCGCACCCTCATTGATGATAGCTATAACGCCAATCCTGATTCAGTTAGAGCAGCAATTGATGCTTTAAAACAATCCGGTAATTTATCTTGGTTGATTTTGGGCGATATGGGTGAAGTTGGTAATCAAGGTCCAGAGTTCCATCGCGAGGTCGGTGCTTATGCGGCCGAACAGGGAGTTGCCAAACTTTTTGTTTTGGGAGAGCAATGCCAGTTTGCCCTTCAGGGATTTAATGAGGCAGATAAGGACGGCGCAACTACAGCCCATGCAAAACATTTTGCAGATATGGATAGTCTGATTGTGCAACTAAGAGATGCACTACATGCGCAGTCTAGCGGCAGCAATCAACATCTCAATATTTTGGTTAAAGGTTCACGGTTTATGCGCATGGAGCGTGTAGTGCAGGCCTTGTTAGAGGAGGCTAAAACATGCTCTTAATGTTGGCGCAGTGGCTACAAGATGATTTCGGATTCTTCCGGGTATTTAACTACATCACCTTTAGAGCGGTGATGGCAACGGTTACTGCATTATTAATTGGTTTGGCAGCTGGGCCCTGGGTTATTCGTAAGTTGGCTGCATTGAAGATGGGCCAGGCGGTACGTACCGATGGTCCTCAGACGCATTTAGTTAAATCAGGTACCCCAACCATGGGTGGTGTATTGATTTTGATTGGCATGTTCATCTCATGTATGTTGTGGGCCGATCTCAGCAACCGATTTATTTGGATTGTGATGATCGTTACTTTTGGATTTGGACTAGTGGGTTGGGTGGATGATTATCGCAAGGTAGTTTACAAAGACCCTAAGGGAATGGCTTCGAGGGAGAAATTCTTCTGGCAAACCTTAATTGGTTTATTTGCTGCCATCTATCTTGCATTTTCAGTTTCTGAAGTAAATAACCTCAAAGTGCTGCAATTGTTCTATGAGTGGCTCAGAAGTGGCTTTGCTCTGGACCTACCTGCAAAAACCGATTTATTAATACCGTTCATGAAAGAAGTGAGCTACCCACTAGGAATCATGGGTTTCATTATTTTGAGTTATTTGGTGATTGTTGGTAGTAGTAATGCTGTCAATCTGACTGATGGGCTTGATGGTCTCGTCATCATGCCGGTAATTCTCGTGGGTGCAGCTTTAGGTGCTTTTGCCTATGTGATGGGTAATGCGATTTATGCAAAGTACCTTCTCTTCCCATATATTCCGGGCGCTGGTGAATTAATGATTTTCTGCGGTGCCATGGGCGGTGCTGGGCTAGCATTTCTTTGGTACAACACGCACCCAGCGCAAGTATTTATGGGCGATGTGGGTGCACTCGCTTTGGGTGGAGCGCTTGGCACGATCGCCGTTATTGTCCGACAAGAAATTGTCTTGTTTGTGATGGGCGGTATTTTTGTTGCAGAAACAGTTTCAGTAATGTTGCAAGTATTTTGGTTCAAGTTCACAAAAAAACATTTTGGCGAAGGCCGTCGAATTTTCCGGATGGCGCCATTACATCACCATTTTGAATTAGGTGGCTGGAAAGAAACGCAGGTAGTTGTTCGTTTCTGGATCATCACCATTCTTTTAGTCTTAATTGGCTTGTCTAGCTTGAAGTTACGGTAATCCAAAAGAAAATATGTTGACCTTAGAAAATACCTTTGCAAATTCAGCTTTTATGGCTGATGAAGGCTATCAAG includes the following:
- the murF gene encoding UDP-N-acetylmuramoyl-tripeptide--D-alanyl-D-alanine ligase gives rise to the protein MSIMTTLAKAQAMLPGSTLLNASGNTAQELSISRVGTDSRQIERNELFVALVGERFDAHDFLSDVAKAGASAALISNQDKCPADLPAICVSNTRVGLGNLAKAWRANHPIPLALVTGSNGKTTVKEMIASIFKAAVGEQNTLVTKGNLNNDIGLPLTLLKLRSSDRLAVVELGMNHPGETAQLAAIAQANIALINNAQREHQEFMATVAAVAEEHSDAIRALQSDGVAVFPADSEFAGVWHQAAAGRKVIDFVLASAQTKASAAVTGSLLSNGHVQIQTEQGTIEVQLNTLGSHNVRNALAASAVGIAAGVSLEKIKQGLESFSPVNGRMQAKAIDSNRTLIDDSYNANPDSVRAAIDALKQSGNLSWLILGDMGEVGNQGPEFHREVGAYAAEQGVAKLFVLGEQCQFALQGFNEADKDGATTAHAKHFADMDSLIVQLRDALHAQSSGSNQHLNILVKGSRFMRMERVVQALLEEAKTCS
- a CDS encoding penicillin-binding protein 2; protein product: MRPVGFSTTPNLVLRLPMWRSRLMLFLLFFVFMMLLLRAFWIQGPGNAFYEAKGVRGTQRELELPASRGKILDRNGQVIATSLEAKSVIAYNDTVPDDLAADKVQKLAVLLQMSESDLRKKLKEERKQIFLKRQVDPAVAQQIKQLEIPGIGLNNEYRRFYPEGEAMAHVVGFTNVNDKGQEGMELSRENELAGHPGQRRVVVDRLGRVVEDVAILQLPQNGKDLNLSIDSKIQFLAYNAVKDAVEKHHAKAGGAVVLDTQTGEILALANYPSYNPNDRRYLTGEQLRNRVLTDTFEPGSTMKPLTIAIALEKGAVQPDTNMVIGAKYLVGPKPITDTHPYGNLTVAQIIQKSSNIGTAKIAMNNLSAEEMWDFYTAVGLGQAPKIGFPGAVAGTVHPFKKWMPTDQARIAFGYGISASLFQVARAYTVFARDGELVPLTIERSPNFKPGTKVLSPKTAIEMRNMMESVTEPGGTAIKAQAEGFRVGGKTGTAHKLVGKGYGNKYRAYFAGLAPISAPRIVVAVMIDEPTGGSHYGGDVAAPVFSTIVSETLHTLNVLPDSKVKQMVLQDRNPQEIQAANAQAQHVVLKR
- the mraY gene encoding phospho-N-acetylmuramoyl-pentapeptide-transferase, with protein sequence MLLMLAQWLQDDFGFFRVFNYITFRAVMATVTALLIGLAAGPWVIRKLAALKMGQAVRTDGPQTHLVKSGTPTMGGVLILIGMFISCMLWADLSNRFIWIVMIVTFGFGLVGWVDDYRKVVYKDPKGMASREKFFWQTLIGLFAAIYLAFSVSEVNNLKVLQLFYEWLRSGFALDLPAKTDLLIPFMKEVSYPLGIMGFIILSYLVIVGSSNAVNLTDGLDGLVIMPVILVGAALGAFAYVMGNAIYAKYLLFPYIPGAGELMIFCGAMGGAGLAFLWYNTHPAQVFMGDVGALALGGALGTIAVIVRQEIVLFVMGGIFVAETVSVMLQVFWFKFTKKHFGEGRRIFRMAPLHHHFELGGWKETQVVVRFWIITILLVLIGLSSLKLR
- a CDS encoding UDP-N-acetylmuramoyl-L-alanyl-D-glutamate--2,6-diaminopimelate ligase, which encodes MRVALKIDTNHLIDHLHTLANSSAKVCADSRQIQSGDIFFAYPVGHGNALCDGRQFIKAALENGAAAVVFDPVGMDNQFVDHPQCIAVENLATQAGQLCSQWYDHPSKELNVIGVTGTNGKTSITQWLAQALDASNHRTAVLGTLGTGFPGALVQTGYTTPDAPKLQTQLAELRNAGAKQVAIEVSSHALQQDRIAGTEISCAVFTNLTQDHLDYHGSMAEYAEAKAKLFQQTGLKNAVINLDDAFGRELAMNLLAKDGFKVWAYALSQNAFVGFEKFGDRLQRIYALDTVLTGAGYNSTFVCGDIGGVQLHIPLLGEFNLSNALAVWTVLLTQGIDCDAASKKISQLNPVLGRMELIRLSKSQKTDGLLAVVDYAHTPDALEKTLQALRPIAQERGGQIWCVFGCGGDRDAGKRPLMGAVVERNADHILITSDNPRSEDPQVIMQMIRSGISSDAKNVQMIVDRAAAIMAAIRHADARDIVLVAGKGHETTQEINGKKFDFSDQEHIRLAAGGGI